In a genomic window of Streptomyces roseoviridis:
- a CDS encoding NUDIX domain-containing protein, translated as MCTIYQLRQRRGRRIAYGRPVTDSSPHSHCSSCGTRYPAGSAAAWPRTCAACGTTAYRNPLPVAVALLPVTGAGGTALVAITRTIPPQSGRAALPGGFIDFGELWQEAVVRELREETGIEAAAEDVRLADALSSPAGHLLLFGLLPPRPVSALPPSAPTDETSGHHVLHGPEELAFPLHTEAVRRFFAGAYG; from the coding sequence ATGTGCACCATCTATCAGCTACGGCAGCGGCGGGGAAGGCGCATCGCATACGGTCGGCCCGTGACCGACTCCTCACCGCACTCCCACTGCTCCTCCTGCGGCACCCGCTACCCGGCGGGATCCGCCGCCGCCTGGCCCCGCACCTGCGCCGCCTGCGGCACCACCGCCTACCGCAACCCGCTTCCCGTCGCCGTCGCGCTGCTTCCCGTCACCGGCGCCGGGGGCACCGCGCTCGTCGCCATCACGCGCACCATCCCGCCACAGTCCGGCCGGGCCGCCCTGCCGGGCGGCTTCATCGACTTCGGCGAGCTCTGGCAGGAGGCCGTGGTGCGCGAACTGCGCGAGGAGACCGGGATCGAGGCCGCCGCCGAGGACGTACGGCTCGCCGACGCCCTCAGCTCCCCGGCCGGGCACCTCCTCCTCTTCGGTCTCCTCCCGCCCCGCCCGGTGAGCGCCCTCCCGCCGTCCGCCCCGACCGACGAGACCAGCGGGCACCACGTGCTGCACGGCCCCGAGGAGCTGGCTTTCCCGCTGCACACGGAGGCGGTGCGGCGCTTCTTCGCGGGGGCGTACGGGTGA
- a CDS encoding lipid-transfer protein: MNDIAVLGAGMHPWGKWGRGFVTYGTAAARAALADAGLGWQDVTSVVGADTVRCGYPGYVAGATFAQALGWQGTRVTSVYAACASGAQAIGTARAQILAGLADVVLVVGADSAPKGFFAPAGGDRPDDPDWLRFRVLGATNPAYFGLYARRRMALYGDTPEDFALVKVKNAAAGALNPLARYRTPVSAAEVAVSPVVADPLRLLDICATSDGGAALVLSGMEFARRHGHPDPVRIRAVSTVTPAYPRTVLDLPDIATDSAAAVSPAPHTFRSSVARAAYEEAGLGPEDLSLAEVYDLSTALELEWYEDIGLCGAGEGAKLLRDGATALGGRVPVNPSGGLASFGEAVPAQAIAQVCELTWQLRGTAGDRQVPGARAGITANQGLFGHGSAVVAVR; the protein is encoded by the coding sequence ATGAACGACATCGCCGTGCTCGGGGCCGGGATGCACCCGTGGGGAAAGTGGGGCCGCGGCTTCGTCACGTACGGGACGGCCGCCGCCCGGGCCGCGCTCGCCGACGCGGGGCTCGGCTGGCAGGACGTCACGTCGGTCGTCGGCGCCGACACCGTGCGCTGCGGCTACCCCGGTTACGTGGCCGGGGCCACCTTCGCCCAGGCGCTCGGCTGGCAGGGCACACGGGTGACCAGCGTCTACGCCGCCTGCGCCTCCGGGGCCCAGGCCATCGGCACCGCCCGGGCGCAGATCCTGGCCGGGCTCGCGGACGTGGTGCTCGTGGTCGGCGCCGACTCCGCGCCGAAGGGTTTCTTCGCCCCGGCGGGCGGCGACCGCCCCGACGACCCCGACTGGCTGCGCTTCCGGGTGCTGGGGGCGACCAACCCCGCGTACTTCGGGCTCTACGCCCGGCGCAGGATGGCCCTGTACGGGGACACGCCCGAGGACTTCGCCCTGGTGAAGGTGAAGAACGCGGCGGCGGGCGCGCTCAATCCGCTCGCCCGCTACCGCACACCGGTAAGCGCGGCGGAGGTGGCCGTCTCGCCGGTGGTCGCCGATCCGCTGCGCCTGCTCGACATCTGCGCGACCTCCGACGGGGGCGCGGCGCTCGTCCTGTCCGGCATGGAGTTCGCCCGGCGGCACGGGCACCCGGATCCGGTCCGTATCCGGGCCGTGTCCACGGTCACCCCGGCCTATCCGAGGACGGTCCTCGACCTGCCCGACATCGCGACCGACTCCGCCGCGGCGGTCTCCCCCGCGCCGCACACCTTCCGTTCCTCAGTCGCCCGCGCCGCGTACGAGGAGGCGGGGCTCGGCCCGGAGGACCTGTCCCTGGCGGAGGTGTACGACCTGTCCACGGCCCTGGAGCTGGAGTGGTACGAGGACATCGGCCTGTGCGGGGCGGGCGAGGGCGCGAAGCTGCTGCGGGACGGGGCGACCGCGCTGGGCGGGCGCGTCCCGGTGAACCCGAGCGGCGGGCTCGCCTCCTTCGGAGAGGCGGTGCCCGCGCAGGCCATCGCCCAGGTCTGCGAGCTGACCTGGCAGCTGCGCGGGACGGCGGGCGACCGGCAGGTGCCGGGGGCGCGGGCCGGGATCACCGCGAACCAGGGCCTGTTCGGCCACGGTTCGGCGGTGGTCGCGGTGCGCTGA
- a CDS encoding M15 family metallopeptidase, producing the protein MTALKRLTGRASALRALGALALAGLLAASATATAPPAGAAPESRAPREFVALDRVDPTILQEMRYTTEHNFVGERVDGYRQPVCILTRPAAEALHRAQVKLLARGYTLKVYDCYRPQRAVDHFVRWAKDLDDERMKREFYPLVDKSRLFADGYIAEKSGHSRGSTVDVTVVRLPAAPTRPYVPGEPLVECFRPQGERFPDNSLDMGTGFDCFDTLSHTDDPRVQGAQRANRDLLRNALAEQGFVNLPEEWWHFTFKPEPFPSAFFDFPVARRSVAGH; encoded by the coding sequence ATGACAGCACTGAAGCGACTGACGGGACGTGCCTCCGCCCTGCGCGCCCTCGGCGCGCTGGCCCTCGCCGGCCTGCTCGCCGCGTCCGCCACCGCCACCGCGCCCCCGGCCGGAGCGGCCCCGGAGTCCCGTGCACCGCGTGAGTTCGTGGCCCTGGACCGGGTGGACCCGACGATCCTCCAGGAGATGCGCTACACCACGGAGCACAACTTCGTGGGCGAGCGCGTCGACGGCTACCGCCAGCCGGTGTGCATCCTCACCCGGCCCGCCGCCGAGGCGCTGCACCGCGCCCAGGTGAAGCTCCTGGCCAGGGGCTACACGCTCAAGGTGTACGACTGCTATCGGCCCCAGCGGGCGGTGGACCACTTCGTGCGCTGGGCGAAGGACCTGGACGACGAGCGGATGAAGCGGGAGTTCTATCCGCTGGTCGACAAGTCGCGGCTGTTCGCGGACGGTTACATCGCGGAGAAGTCGGGCCACAGCAGGGGCTCGACGGTGGACGTCACGGTCGTGCGGCTGCCGGCCGCGCCGACCCGCCCGTACGTGCCGGGCGAGCCCCTGGTGGAGTGCTTCCGGCCCCAGGGCGAGCGCTTCCCGGACAACTCCCTCGACATGGGCACGGGTTTCGACTGCTTCGACACCCTCTCCCACACCGACGACCCCCGCGTCCAGGGCGCCCAGCGGGCCAACCGGGACCTGCTGCGGAACGCGCTGGCGGAGCAGGGGTTCGTCAACCTGCCCGAGGAGTGGTGGCACTTCACCTTCAAGCCGGAGCCGTTCCCCTCGGCCTTCTTCGACTTCCCGGTGGCACGCAGGTCGGTGGCGGGGCACTGA